A single genomic interval of Agromyces cerinus harbors:
- the efeO gene encoding iron uptake system protein EfeO, giving the protein MTRRALAASAAVTALALALTGCVAKADLASAIAVDITDDGCSVAAATAPAGAVTFALANNGTDVNEFEILADDQLRIVGEKENVTPGQEIDFTAQLEPGTYYTACKFQQVGAPIGLAEFTVTGEASAVSADEQALSDQAVTEYLAYVRSQAAELLPLVEAFAAAYAAGDDETARSLFAATRVPYERIEPTAEAFGDLDPKIDFREVDAVADGLEWTGFHRIEKDLWPPAAGDLNSDGQDALKDWAPSTPAERQAYADGLVADVTELHDLVTADDFTVSLDAISNGAIALLDEVAAGKITGEEDWWSGTDLSDFAANVQGAGVAFGAVRALAESKGDEGTALATEIDEQFTALEAALAEYGSLESGFVDYATLTDADKKALSDQVNALAEPLSQLTATVLGV; this is encoded by the coding sequence ATGACCCGACGCGCCCTCGCGGCATCCGCTGCCGTGACCGCACTCGCGCTCGCCCTCACCGGCTGCGTCGCGAAAGCCGACCTCGCCTCGGCGATCGCCGTCGACATCACCGATGACGGATGCTCCGTGGCCGCTGCCACCGCACCCGCCGGCGCCGTGACGTTCGCGCTCGCAAACAACGGCACCGACGTGAACGAGTTCGAGATCCTCGCCGACGACCAGCTGCGCATCGTGGGCGAGAAGGAGAACGTCACCCCAGGGCAGGAGATCGACTTCACCGCGCAGCTCGAGCCGGGCACCTACTACACGGCGTGCAAGTTCCAGCAGGTCGGCGCACCGATCGGCCTCGCCGAGTTCACGGTCACGGGCGAGGCCTCGGCCGTCTCCGCCGACGAGCAGGCGCTCTCCGACCAGGCCGTCACCGAGTACCTCGCATACGTGCGCTCGCAGGCGGCCGAGCTGCTGCCGCTCGTCGAGGCGTTCGCCGCAGCCTACGCGGCCGGCGACGACGAGACCGCCCGCTCGCTCTTCGCCGCGACCCGCGTGCCGTACGAGCGCATCGAGCCCACCGCCGAGGCGTTCGGCGACCTCGACCCGAAGATCGACTTCCGCGAGGTCGACGCCGTCGCCGACGGCCTCGAGTGGACCGGCTTCCACCGCATCGAGAAGGACCTCTGGCCGCCGGCCGCGGGAGACCTCAACTCCGACGGCCAGGACGCACTGAAGGACTGGGCGCCGTCGACCCCCGCCGAGCGCCAGGCCTACGCCGACGGCCTCGTCGCGGATGTCACCGAACTGCACGACCTCGTCACCGCCGACGACTTCACCGTCTCGCTCGACGCCATCTCGAACGGCGCGATCGCGCTGCTCGACGAGGTCGCGGCCGGCAAGATCACGGGTGAAGAGGACTGGTGGTCGGGCACCGACCTCTCGGACTTCGCCGCCAACGTGCAGGGTGCCGGCGTCGCCTTCGGCGCGGTGCGGGCGCTCGCCGAGTCGAAGGGCGACGAGGGCACGGCACTCGCGACCGAGATCGACGAGCAGTTCACCGCCCTCGAGGCGGCGCTCGCCGAGTACGGCTCCCTCGAGTCGGGCTTCGTCGACTACGCGACCCTGACCGACGCCGACAAGAAGGCGCTCAGCGACCAGGTCAACGCCCTCGCAGAGCCGCTCTCGCAGCTGACCGCCACGGTGCTCGGGGTCTGA
- a CDS encoding helix-turn-helix transcriptional regulator translates to MTTSAAAMVGRDADLARLNERLDEVRAGAPFTVVIGGEAGIGKTRLVREFQLGLPSDVRLLAGQCVDLGSVAAPYAPVKAALRTLIADIGPERVLEAAGPGSPALAALLPELVASDPEAAAVAAPAGVGAATGQLHEGIAVLLETVSRERPVVLLIEDLHWVDTATLALLRFLMRALGSSRVLTVLTYRSEDVTRGHPLRAFLSEAERDRWVERRDLSRLSRAQVRKLTKSLVGEPPTDSVIDTVFRRSDGVPFFVEELVGLDGCRDEGELPDTLRELLLARYERLSDPAQALLRVISVGGVRISHTLLETVFDGTADELDLAARESVLAGVLTIDGDDYAFRHALVREAILADLLPGERARFHSRYAEAYETAAAAGTRRLAAEISFHWLGAHDAARAFPATIHAMREARAAAAYSTAAQLGERAIGLWDVVPEPEQASGMTKLELMGRTASHLRNAGEGERSLALVKAALAECPRDDPQYPRFLRDKATDLASVGRPGSIPVLEEALEVLGERPSELRMTVLIVLSGRFMIEGRLDEAVDTAERALEVALEVESPRYASIAANVAAVSRASRGEVEAGFAGLERARELAHGDGAATLRYWVNASDLHFLVGNYAEAVRLAEEGLEQARAQGVERSSGLILASNAVDPLFALGEWDRAAALIERALALDPPGPFGVYLQRARIWSILWLGEPVRAAEQLRRVRSTMTEIMEVEEQTRLSVSRVAAEVALAAGDIAGAWRDAKRVLDEPEAPLPGYGLPLVWVAARVVGAARAGAVERAGGIPDALAAEIGAAEPALREVLAGMRSWPTQPLWAAFFEAELAEAPEGAPGSDAAAWQAAAKAAAAPTAPGYLAPYALTRQGEAELAGGDRAAAKVTLQSAFDLALSGGVGAVRDRVEQVAAAAGLALDGGMGSGRPKAGAGPGIAGPAASDVDAIAELTARERQVLELIAEGLSNRQIGERLFISGKTASVHVSAILRKLGAATRTEAAYRAGVLR, encoded by the coding sequence GTGACCACGTCAGCGGCGGCCATGGTCGGCCGTGACGCCGACCTCGCGAGGCTCAACGAGCGCCTCGACGAGGTGCGCGCAGGCGCGCCCTTCACCGTCGTCATCGGCGGCGAAGCGGGCATCGGCAAGACGCGGCTCGTGCGCGAGTTCCAGCTCGGGCTGCCTTCAGACGTGCGCCTCCTGGCAGGCCAGTGCGTCGACCTCGGCAGCGTCGCGGCGCCCTACGCGCCTGTGAAGGCGGCACTGCGCACGCTCATCGCCGACATCGGGCCCGAACGGGTGCTCGAAGCGGCCGGCCCGGGCAGCCCGGCGCTCGCGGCGCTCCTGCCCGAGCTCGTGGCATCCGACCCCGAAGCGGCTGCCGTCGCGGCCCCGGCGGGCGTGGGCGCCGCGACCGGCCAGCTGCACGAGGGCATCGCGGTGCTGCTCGAGACGGTCTCGCGCGAGCGACCGGTGGTGCTCCTCATCGAAGACCTGCACTGGGTCGACACGGCGACGCTCGCGCTGCTGCGGTTCCTCATGCGCGCGCTCGGCTCGAGCCGGGTGCTCACGGTGCTGACCTATCGCAGCGAAGACGTCACGAGGGGCCATCCGCTGCGCGCCTTCCTCTCCGAGGCCGAGCGCGATCGCTGGGTCGAGCGCCGCGACCTCTCTCGGCTCTCCCGGGCCCAGGTGCGCAAGCTCACGAAGTCGCTCGTCGGCGAGCCGCCCACCGACTCGGTCATCGACACCGTCTTCCGGCGCAGCGACGGCGTGCCGTTCTTCGTCGAAGAACTCGTCGGCCTCGACGGCTGCCGAGACGAGGGCGAGTTGCCCGACACGCTGCGCGAGCTGCTACTGGCGCGATACGAGCGGCTCAGCGATCCGGCGCAGGCGCTGCTGCGAGTCATCAGCGTGGGCGGCGTGCGCATCTCGCACACGCTGCTCGAGACGGTCTTCGACGGCACGGCCGACGAACTCGACCTCGCCGCCCGCGAGAGCGTGCTCGCCGGGGTGCTGACCATCGACGGCGACGACTACGCGTTCCGGCACGCCCTCGTGCGCGAGGCGATCCTCGCCGACCTGCTGCCCGGCGAGCGGGCGAGATTCCACTCGCGCTACGCCGAGGCCTACGAGACGGCGGCGGCGGCCGGCACCCGGCGTCTCGCGGCCGAGATCTCGTTCCATTGGCTCGGCGCGCACGATGCCGCGCGGGCCTTCCCCGCCACGATCCATGCGATGCGCGAGGCGCGTGCCGCCGCCGCTTACAGCACCGCCGCGCAGCTCGGCGAACGGGCGATCGGCCTGTGGGACGTGGTGCCGGAGCCCGAGCAGGCATCGGGCATGACGAAGCTCGAGCTGATGGGGCGCACCGCATCGCACCTCCGCAATGCGGGCGAGGGTGAGCGGAGCCTCGCACTCGTGAAGGCCGCGCTCGCCGAGTGCCCGCGCGACGACCCGCAGTACCCCCGATTCCTGCGCGACAAGGCGACAGACCTCGCCAGCGTCGGTCGGCCGGGGTCGATCCCGGTGCTCGAAGAGGCGCTCGAGGTGCTCGGCGAGCGTCCGAGCGAGCTCCGCATGACGGTGCTCATCGTGCTCTCGGGCCGGTTCATGATCGAGGGCCGGCTCGACGAAGCGGTCGATACCGCCGAACGAGCGCTCGAGGTCGCGCTCGAGGTCGAGTCGCCGCGCTACGCCTCGATCGCCGCGAACGTGGCCGCCGTCAGCCGGGCGAGCCGCGGCGAGGTCGAGGCCGGATTCGCCGGGCTCGAACGCGCCCGCGAACTCGCGCACGGCGACGGGGCCGCGACGCTGCGCTACTGGGTCAACGCGTCAGACCTGCACTTCCTCGTCGGCAACTACGCCGAGGCGGTGCGCCTCGCCGAAGAGGGGCTCGAGCAGGCGCGGGCGCAGGGCGTCGAGCGCAGTTCCGGTCTGATCCTGGCCTCCAACGCCGTCGACCCGCTCTTCGCACTCGGCGAATGGGATCGCGCGGCGGCGCTGATCGAACGCGCGCTCGCCCTCGACCCGCCCGGGCCGTTCGGGGTGTACCTGCAGCGGGCGCGCATCTGGTCGATCCTCTGGCTCGGCGAGCCGGTGCGGGCCGCCGAGCAGTTGCGCAGGGTCCGCTCGACGATGACCGAGATCATGGAGGTCGAGGAGCAGACCCGGCTCAGCGTCAGCCGGGTCGCCGCCGAGGTCGCGCTCGCCGCCGGCGATATCGCCGGCGCCTGGCGCGACGCCAAGCGGGTGCTCGATGAGCCCGAGGCGCCGCTGCCCGGCTACGGCCTTCCGCTCGTCTGGGTCGCGGCTCGCGTCGTCGGAGCCGCCCGTGCCGGTGCCGTCGAGCGGGCGGGCGGCATCCCCGATGCCCTCGCCGCCGAGATCGGGGCGGCCGAACCGGCGCTCCGCGAGGTGCTCGCCGGCATGCGCAGCTGGCCCACGCAGCCGCTCTGGGCTGCGTTCTTCGAAGCCGAACTCGCCGAAGCCCCCGAAGGGGCGCCCGGCTCCGACGCTGCGGCCTGGCAGGCCGCCGCGAAGGCTGCGGCCGCCCCCACCGCCCCCGGCTACCTCGCGCCCTACGCCCTCACCCGCCAGGGCGAGGCCGAACTCGCCGGCGGCGACCGCGCTGCGGCGAAGGTCACGCTCCAGAGCGCCTTCGACCTCGCGCTGAGCGGCGGGGTGGGTGCGGTGCGCGACCGCGTCGAACAGGTCGCCGCGGCGGCGGGGCTCGCGCTCGACGGCGGCATGGGGTCGGGCAGGCCCAAGGCAGGTGCCGGCCCGGGCATCGCGGGCCCGGCAGCATCCGATGTCGACGCGATCGCCGAACTCACCGCCCGCGAGCGTCAGGTGCTCGAGCTCAT
- the efeB gene encoding iron uptake transporter deferrochelatase/peroxidase subunit, with protein MNVSRSTAGDAQGAAPTEVHPDTATPAAGADAAAASAVSRRQLFGFLGAGAAGAVVGAAAGAGVAVAATTGGAGAASPAASVYPFFGAHQAGIVTPAQDRLHFAAFDVDDTLDRDGLIALLTEWTDAAARLSQGLEVAEGGAVGGSDYAPPVDTGEALGLPASGLTITFGFGPGLFADASGADRFGLAARRPAMLAPLPRFQGDALVPEISGGDLCIQACADDPQVAVHAIRNLSRIAFGRASLRWSQLGFGRTSSTSTTQATPRNLFGFKDGTANVKAEETVTVDDQVWVQASDEPAWLAGGSYLVARRIRMIIENWDRVQLGEQEMLVGRSKGEGAPLSGGTEFTEPDFEKTGATDAPLIDTNAHVRLAHPTTNGGARMLRRGYNFVDGNDSLGRLDAGLFFLSFQRSPQQFIDVQTSLASDGLNEYLKHVGSAIFAVPGGVAEGEFVGQALFA; from the coding sequence ATGAACGTCTCCCGTTCCACGGCCGGTGACGCGCAGGGCGCGGCACCGACCGAGGTGCACCCCGACACCGCGACGCCCGCGGCCGGCGCCGACGCGGCTGCCGCGTCCGCCGTCAGCCGGCGCCAGCTGTTCGGCTTCCTCGGCGCGGGCGCGGCCGGCGCCGTCGTCGGCGCTGCGGCAGGTGCCGGCGTCGCGGTCGCGGCAACCACCGGCGGGGCGGGAGCGGCGAGCCCGGCGGCATCCGTCTACCCGTTCTTCGGCGCGCACCAGGCCGGCATCGTCACCCCCGCGCAGGACCGCCTGCACTTCGCCGCATTCGACGTCGACGACACCCTCGACCGCGACGGGCTGATCGCCCTGCTCACGGAGTGGACGGATGCCGCGGCTCGCCTGAGCCAGGGCCTCGAGGTCGCCGAGGGCGGGGCCGTCGGCGGCTCCGACTACGCGCCGCCGGTCGACACCGGTGAGGCGCTCGGACTGCCCGCGAGCGGCCTCACGATCACCTTCGGGTTCGGCCCGGGGCTCTTCGCCGACGCGTCGGGGGCCGATCGCTTCGGCCTCGCCGCCCGGCGCCCGGCGATGCTCGCGCCGCTCCCGCGCTTCCAGGGCGACGCGCTCGTGCCCGAGATCTCGGGCGGCGACCTCTGCATCCAGGCGTGCGCCGACGATCCGCAGGTCGCCGTGCACGCGATCCGCAACCTCAGCCGCATCGCGTTCGGGCGGGCGAGCCTGCGCTGGTCGCAGCTCGGATTCGGCCGCACCTCGTCGACGTCGACGACCCAGGCGACGCCCCGCAACCTCTTCGGATTCAAGGACGGCACCGCGAACGTCAAGGCCGAGGAGACGGTGACCGTCGACGACCAGGTCTGGGTGCAGGCATCCGACGAACCGGCCTGGCTCGCTGGGGGCTCGTATCTCGTCGCGCGTCGCATCCGCATGATCATCGAGAACTGGGACCGCGTCCAGCTCGGTGAGCAGGAGATGCTCGTCGGGCGATCCAAGGGCGAGGGCGCCCCGCTCTCGGGCGGCACCGAGTTCACCGAACCCGACTTCGAGAAGACCGGCGCGACCGATGCGCCGCTCATCGACACGAACGCGCACGTGCGCCTCGCGCACCCGACGACGAACGGCGGCGCTCGTATGCTCCGCAGGGGATACAACTTCGTCGACGGCAACGACTCGCTCGGCCGGCTCGACGCGGGGCTCTTCTTCCTCTCGTTCCAGCGCTCGCCGCAGCAGTTCATCGACGTGCAGACGAGTCTCGCGAGTGACGGACTGAACGAGTACCTGAAGCACGTGGGGTCGGCGATCTTCGCCGTGCCCGGCGGGGTCGCCGAAGGGGAGTTCGTGGGGCAGGCGCTCTTCGCCTGA
- a CDS encoding pyridoxamine 5'-phosphate oxidase family protein, giving the protein MTTIDTASQTSAPRRIRRMSERQTTDRDALFELLDTELVGHLAVAVEGMPIVVPMGYARDGEYVFVHGSTGGGFALRAASEGQTVAFAVTALDGLVFARSLFDSSMNYRSAVAYGVLEPVEGEAADAALLALAARLMPGRADEVRAMTRKEIAATRVLRLRLDDVVMKTRAAGASEAVDDGEDHAVWAGVVPLARAWGAPEPSVLTPAGTPTPDSVVALTTAAARRGRLH; this is encoded by the coding sequence GTGACCACGATCGACACCGCATCCCAGACCTCGGCACCTCGCCGCATCCGCCGCATGTCCGAACGCCAGACGACCGACCGCGACGCGCTCTTCGAGCTGCTCGACACCGAGCTGGTCGGCCACCTCGCCGTCGCGGTCGAGGGCATGCCGATCGTCGTGCCGATGGGCTACGCCCGCGACGGCGAGTACGTGTTCGTGCACGGCTCGACCGGCGGCGGATTCGCGTTGCGCGCGGCATCCGAAGGCCAGACCGTCGCGTTCGCGGTGACCGCGCTCGACGGACTCGTCTTCGCCCGCTCCCTCTTCGACAGCTCGATGAACTACCGCAGCGCGGTCGCGTACGGCGTGCTCGAGCCCGTCGAGGGCGAGGCGGCGGATGCTGCGCTCCTCGCGCTCGCGGCGCGGCTCATGCCGGGCCGCGCCGACGAGGTGCGGGCGATGACCCGCAAGGAGATCGCCGCGACCCGGGTGCTGCGACTCCGCCTCGACGACGTCGTCATGAAGACGAGGGCCGCCGGCGCGTCGGAGGCGGTCGACGACGGCGAGGACCACGCCGTCTGGGCGGGCGTCGTGCCGCTCGCCCGTGCCTGGGGCGCGCCGGAGCCCTCGGTGCTGACCCCGGCGGGTACCCCGACACCCGATTCGGTGGTCGCCCTGACGACGGCGGCCGCTCGCCGCGGCAGGCTTCACTGA
- a CDS encoding LysM peptidoglycan-binding domain-containing protein — protein sequence MRRAVGGGAAHCIAGVLTISGALLLSGCVAAPAPPPVTIVATVTATPTPTPTPTPTPTPAPVEPAPTPEPVPNAPAPVYEPGPAVDLGVRDGADGTPKLDGSGMPISYVVVSGDSFFDIAQRFDLPQQQLLRMNPQVHDFGENVYIGDVINLDWTKTG from the coding sequence GTGCGGCGAGCAGTCGGTGGAGGCGCGGCGCACTGCATCGCGGGAGTGTTGACGATCTCGGGTGCGCTGCTGCTGAGCGGATGCGTCGCGGCCCCGGCCCCGCCGCCCGTCACGATCGTCGCGACCGTCACGGCGACGCCCACGCCGACGCCCACGCCGACCCCGACGCCGACCCCGGCTCCCGTCGAACCCGCGCCGACGCCCGAACCCGTGCCGAACGCGCCCGCGCCGGTCTACGAACCCGGCCCGGCGGTCGACCTCGGCGTGCGCGACGGCGCCGACGGCACCCCGAAGCTCGATGGGTCCGGCATGCCGATCAGCTACGTCGTGGTCTCGGGCGACAGCTTCTTCGACATCGCGCAGCGCTTCGACCTGCCGCAGCAGCAACTGCTGCGCATGAACCCGCAGGTGCACGACTTCGGGGAGAACGTCTACATCGGCGACGTCATCAACCTCGACTGGACGAAGACCGGATGA
- the pdxR gene encoding MocR-like pyridoxine biosynthesis transcription factor PdxR: protein MDGPIVDIDRSSATPIGAQLVDRLRQGVLVGSLRPGDPVPSTRALASALGISRSVVVAAYDQLVGEGYLETRQGAATRVAELGPRPDRSADAAASTPSAASTSAAAAATTAAALHAHATIAPPAEPRINLLPGRPSTSRLDTRAWRAAWRRAAAAEIPADSPPPFGVPRLRAEIADHLRHARGLACSPDDVVVTAGTSEALGLVASVLADLAGRPPVIAIEHPGYPSARRLFARRGARTAPVALDRDGFDVGALRRLPSPLDAVLVTPSHQYPLGGRLPVSTRLDLIGWARATGGIVIEDDYDSEFRHLGPPLPALASLDDGGRVVLIGSFSKVLTPWIRLGYLVLPPANRELREAIAASRDDEACPVPGVAQHAIAELLASGAVRRHIAVVRREYAHRRGLVLTALDRLPGATLSALDGGLHAVVELPDAAASAALVTRLASEGVAVAPLSDYSAVPGEGRPGIVFGYAAPSDTRLVEGLGRIRGAILDAIVPAP from the coding sequence GTGGACGGGCCGATCGTCGACATCGACCGCAGCTCCGCCACGCCGATCGGCGCGCAGCTCGTCGACAGGCTGCGGCAGGGGGTGCTCGTCGGCAGCCTCCGCCCGGGCGATCCGGTGCCGTCGACCAGGGCGCTCGCGAGCGCGCTCGGCATCTCCCGGAGCGTGGTCGTCGCGGCGTACGACCAGCTCGTCGGCGAGGGCTACCTGGAGACGAGGCAGGGAGCTGCGACCCGCGTCGCCGAGCTCGGCCCCCGGCCCGATCGATCCGCGGATGCCGCGGCGTCCACGCCGTCGGCAGCGTCGACGTCGGCCGCCGCGGCCGCGACGACCGCGGCGGCGCTCCACGCGCACGCCACGATCGCGCCTCCTGCGGAACCCCGCATCAACCTGCTCCCCGGCCGGCCCTCGACCTCACGCCTCGACACCCGGGCCTGGCGCGCAGCCTGGCGACGGGCCGCGGCCGCCGAGATCCCGGCGGACTCGCCACCGCCGTTCGGCGTGCCGCGACTGCGCGCCGAGATCGCCGACCACCTGCGCCACGCGCGCGGGCTCGCCTGCTCACCCGACGACGTCGTCGTCACCGCGGGCACGAGCGAGGCGCTCGGGCTCGTGGCATCCGTTCTGGCGGACCTCGCCGGGCGACCTCCCGTGATCGCGATCGAGCACCCCGGCTACCCGTCGGCGCGCCGCCTGTTCGCGCGGCGGGGCGCCCGCACCGCGCCCGTCGCCCTCGACCGCGACGGCTTCGACGTCGGCGCCCTGCGGCGCCTGCCGAGCCCGCTCGACGCCGTCCTCGTGACCCCGAGCCACCAGTACCCGCTCGGCGGACGCCTGCCCGTCTCGACCCGCCTCGACCTCATCGGCTGGGCGCGCGCGACGGGCGGCATCGTGATCGAGGACGACTACGACAGCGAGTTCCGCCACCTCGGGCCGCCGCTGCCGGCGCTCGCCTCGCTCGACGACGGCGGCCGAGTCGTGCTCATCGGCAGCTTCTCGAAGGTGCTGACGCCGTGGATCCGGCTCGGCTATCTCGTGCTGCCGCCGGCGAATCGTGAGCTGCGCGAGGCGATCGCCGCATCCCGCGACGACGAGGCCTGCCCCGTTCCCGGCGTCGCCCAGCACGCGATCGCCGAGCTGCTCGCGAGCGGCGCCGTGCGCCGGCACATCGCGGTCGTGCGGCGCGAGTACGCCCACCGGCGCGGGCTCGTGCTCACCGCGCTCGACCGGCTTCCCGGTGCCACCCTCTCGGCGCTCGACGGCGGGCTGCACGCGGTCGTCGAGCTGCCGGATGCCGCGGCATCCGCTGCCCTCGTGACCCGGCTCGCGAGCGAGGGCGTGGCCGTCGCGCCGCTCTCGGACTACTCCGCGGTGCCGGGCGAGGGCCGGCCGGGCATCGTCTTCGGCTACGCGGCGCCGAGCGACACCCGGCTCGTCGAGGGACTCGGGCGCATCCGCGGCGCCATCCTCGACGCCATCGTGCCCGCGCCCTGA
- the efeU gene encoding iron uptake transporter permease EfeU, which translates to MLANYLIGLREGLEAGLIVGILVAYLGKIGRRDLFGRLWFGIGIAVAVSLGVGALLTWGPYAMTFQAQEVLGGVLSLVAVALVTWMIFWMGTHGAGLSKELRGQVDAAVDRSWFAIVLLGALAVGREGIETALFVWANVSGGNDPVLGTVGALLGIVTAIVISWGISRGLVRINLSKFFTWTGLFLILVAAGVLVYGIGDLQEASVIPGWGTHAFSLVELVPPGSWYGTLLAGIFNFTPEPTWAQVIGWVLYVAVTTTLYLGMLHRRRRPAPAPAPAATAAPTTAPAAAN; encoded by the coding sequence GTGCTCGCCAACTACCTGATCGGCCTCCGCGAAGGCCTCGAGGCAGGGCTCATCGTCGGCATCCTCGTCGCGTACCTCGGCAAGATCGGCCGCCGCGACCTCTTCGGCCGGCTCTGGTTCGGCATCGGCATCGCGGTCGCGGTGTCGCTCGGCGTCGGTGCGCTGCTCACCTGGGGTCCGTACGCGATGACCTTCCAAGCGCAGGAGGTGCTCGGCGGCGTGCTCTCCCTCGTCGCCGTCGCGCTCGTGACGTGGATGATCTTCTGGATGGGCACGCACGGCGCGGGCCTCTCGAAGGAGCTGCGCGGCCAGGTCGACGCCGCCGTCGACCGGTCGTGGTTCGCCATCGTGCTGCTCGGCGCGCTCGCCGTCGGCCGCGAGGGCATCGAGACGGCCCTCTTCGTCTGGGCCAACGTGTCGGGCGGCAACGACCCGGTGCTCGGCACCGTCGGCGCCCTGCTGGGCATCGTCACCGCGATCGTCATCTCGTGGGGCATCTCGCGCGGGCTCGTGCGCATCAACCTCTCGAAGTTCTTCACCTGGACCGGGCTCTTCCTCATCCTCGTCGCCGCCGGCGTGCTCGTGTACGGCATCGGCGACCTTCAGGAGGCCTCGGTCATCCCGGGCTGGGGCACGCATGCGTTCAGCCTCGTCGAGCTCGTGCCGCCGGGCAGCTGGTACGGCACGCTCCTCGCCGGCATCTTCAACTTCACGCCCGAGCCGACCTGGGCGCAGGTCATCGGGTGGGTCCTCTACGTCGCCGTCACGACGACGCTCTACCTCGGCATGCTGCACCGGCGTCGCCGCCCGGCGCCCGCACCCGCGCCCGCCGCCACCGCTGCACCGACGACCGCGCCCGCCGCGGCGAACTGA